One part of the bacterium genome encodes these proteins:
- a CDS encoding sigma-70 family RNA polymerase sigma factor, protein MHTEFRPHSSEVPSSWPEHLLRLAAQWREATDGRQRERLRERIWVLVVGALAMNVRRQAAQRAKADPEWAYDVSVKKALEILGAFARGDWEPGDYAPAQLQKYFALLARNAVIDTLRSGSQRQREREVGDAPLAAVPTPTPGAEQQVTHLRLAESVAACAAGLTRRARLVWFLRVFCDLPTVRIACHPAVRMQPGAVDMSLTRSRRAVQDCLEKRGFEPADVGSGAFIACWEVFREDSRLMRESFEGEERE, encoded by the coding sequence ATGCATACCGAATTTCGTCCCCATTCCTCCGAGGTTCCCTCGTCCTGGCCGGAGCACCTGCTCCGCCTGGCGGCGCAGTGGCGCGAGGCGACCGACGGGCGCCAGCGGGAGCGGCTGCGGGAGCGGATCTGGGTGCTCGTCGTCGGGGCCCTGGCCATGAACGTGCGCCGGCAGGCCGCGCAGCGGGCGAAAGCCGACCCTGAATGGGCCTACGACGTCTCTGTAAAAAAGGCGTTGGAAATTCTCGGCGCATTCGCTCGGGGAGATTGGGAGCCCGGGGACTACGCCCCGGCCCAGCTGCAGAAGTACTTCGCGCTGCTCGCCCGGAACGCGGTGATCGACACCTTGCGCTCCGGTTCTCAGCGTCAGCGGGAACGGGAAGTCGGCGACGCGCCCCTGGCGGCGGTCCCGACGCCCACACCGGGAGCGGAGCAGCAGGTCACCCACCTGCGGCTGGCCGAGTCGGTGGCCGCCTGCGCGGCCGGGCTGACGCGGCGGGCCCGGTTGGTCTGGTTCCTGCGGGTCTTCTGCGACCTGCCGACCGTGCGGATCGCGTGCCACCCGGCGGTGCGCATGCAGCCCGGAGCGGTCGATATGAGCTTGACGCGGAGTCGGCGGGCGGTTCAGGATTGTCTCGAGAAGAGGGGATTCGAACCGGCGGACGTGGGTTCCGGGGCGTTCATCGCCTGCTGGGAAGTGTTCCGGGAGGACAGCCGGCTCATGCGCGAGTCGTTCGAGGGAGAAGAACGGGAATGA